A region from the Pelobates fuscus isolate aPelFus1 chromosome 3, aPelFus1.pri, whole genome shotgun sequence genome encodes:
- the BRD8 gene encoding bromodomain-containing protein 8 isoform X3, producing the protein MAAGPGKHKLLNLGPTEKWSIREKLCLASSVMRSGDQNWVSVSRAIKPFSEPGRPPDWFSQKHCASQYSELLETTETPKRKRGERGEVVETVEDVIVRKLTAERIDELKKLIKDTQEKYRKLKKEAELIQTGHMDSKLDETWNDIVIKKKQEEEEAEMKRKATDAAYQARQAAKNIPRRISSTVGRVSVGSSSPGGEFSLGDLTPSNLEEGNVGVSVGSLPSTTVSSFIGIPDTPPPPAPLDSPLTPVMDDSPQKKMVGQKATPPPSPLLSELLKKGSLLPTSPRLVSEGELALPSGHISGSGVLMDVGVLPGLHGGEMHPVQGTIPASPAASVTQQEGSDAAPDPHTVTVSMDSTDISMIIDSINKECLGSSEGTGQPKDAVSEVKGDLDLAEKMDIAVSYTGEELDFETVGDIIAIIEDKVDDHPEVLDVAAVEAALSFCEENDDPQSLGGPWDQAVQEHTAKQEALGQSLLPGAKEPDSIMNIMELTSEIKTEPPDQDMEQSQTEGSSINSHSPFHLGHSEHTEDLRGTTLKEPIKEEETDHNLKTEELHSETSQSETFANEDEKGMKLEQRPVLIDPVKSEPQSSNLNKDSQGEEEDEDDDVTSEVGSPEEPKEEEAGEEYLSEMDNEPPISESDDGYSIHNAQLQSHTLADSIPSSPASSQFSVCSEDQEAIQAQKIWKKAIMLVWRAAANHRYANVFLQPVTDDIAPGYHSIVQRPMDLSTIKKNIETGIIRSTAEFQRDIMLMFQNAVMYNSSDHDVYHMAVEMQRDVLEQIQQFLATQLIMQTSESGISAKSLRGRDSTRKQDASEKDSVPMGSPAFLLSLFDGGTRGRRCAIEADMKMKK; encoded by the exons agcaCAAACTATTAAATCTTGGCCCGACAGAGAAATGGTCCATTCGGGAGAAGTTGTGTCTTGCATCTTCAGTCATGCGCAGCGGTGACCAGAACTG GGTGTCTGTGAGTCGCGCCATCAAACCCTTCTCAGAACCTGGTCGTCCTCCTGACTGGTTTTCACAAAAG CACTGTGCCTCTCAATACTCTGAGCTTCTGGAAACTACCGAGACCCCAAA ACGAAAGCGTGGTGAGAGAGGAGAGGTTGTGGAGACTGTGGAAGATGTTATAGTAAGAAAGCTAACAGCTGAAAGGATTGATGAGTTGAAGAAACTTATTAAAGATACTCAAGAAAAATACAG AAAATTGAAGAAAGAAGCAGAGTTGATTCAAACTGGCCACATGGACAGCAAGCTGGACGAGACCTGGAATGACATTGTGAT CAAGAAgaaacaggaggaagaggaggcggAAATGAAGAGAAAGGCCACAGATGCTGCATATCAAG CTCGACAGGCAGCTAAGAACATTCCTCGCAGAATTTCAAGCACAGTGGGCCGTGTCTCTGTTGGATCGTCGTCTCCAGGAGGAGAGTTCAGCCTAGGGGACTTGACACCAAGCAATCTTGAGGAGggaaatgtaggg GTAAGTGTGGGGTCTTTGCCAAGTACAACGGTCTCCTCCTTCATTGGGATACCTGATACCCCTCCTCCTCCTGCCCCCCTGGACTCCCCGTTGACCCCCGTGATGGACGACTCACCCCAGAAAAAGATGGTGGGACAGAAAGcaactccacccccctcccctctgctttCGGAACTCCTGAAGAAAGGCAGCCTGTTACCCACGAGTCCCCGGCTG gtgAGTGAAGGGGAATTAGCATTACCATCAGGTCACATTTCTGGTTCAGGTGTTCTTATGGATGTTGGAGTTTTGCCAGGTTTACATGGAGGTGAGATGCATCCTGTGCAAGGCACGATTCCAGCATCTCCCGCAGCTTCAG TGACCCAGCAGGAAGGCAGTGATGCTGCTCCAGATCCACACACAGTCACCGTGTCCATGGACAGCACGGATATTTCCATGATCATAGACTCCATCAATAAAGAGTGCCTAGGAAGTAGCGAAGGGACCGGACAACCAAAGGATGCGGTCTCTGAAGTTAAAGGGGACTTGGATCTAGCAGAAAAGATGGATATTGCTGTGTCATACACAGGCGAGGAATTGGATTTTGAGACTGTGGGTGACATCATTGCCATCATAGAGGACAAG GTGGATGACCACCCAGAAGTACTGGATGTGGCAGCAGTTGAAGCTGCTCTGTCTTTCTGTGAAGAAAATGATGACCCCCAATCACTTGGGGGCCCCTGGGATCAGGCTGTTCAAGAGCATACAGCAAAGCAGGAAGCACTTGGGCAGTCTCTCCTTCCAGGGGCCAAGGAGCCAGATTCTATAATGAACATCATGGAGCTTACTTCTGAAATAAAAACTGAGCCACCTGACCAAGACATGGAACAGTCACAGACAGAGGGAAGCTCCATCAATTCCCATTCACCATTTCATCTCGGCCATTCAGAACATACAGAAGATCTAAGAGGAACCACTCTAAAGGAGCCAATCAAAGAAGAGGAAACGGATCATAACTTGAAAACAGAG GAGCTCCATTCTGAAACTTCCCAGAGTGAGACTTTTGCAAATGAGGATGAAAAGGGAATGAAACTGGAGCAGAGACCTGTGCTAATTG ACCCAGTGAAATCGGAACCACAGTCTAGCAACCTCAACAAG GACTCTCAAGGTGAGGAAGAAGATGAAGACGACGATGTCACAAGTGAGGTTGGAAGCCCAGAGGAGCCCAAAGAAGAGGAGGCAGGAGAAGAATACCTGTCTGAGATGGATAACGAGCCCCCAATCAGTGAAAGTGATGATGGTTATAGCATCCATAACGCTCAGCTGCAATCCCACACACTCGCTGATTCCATTCCTAGCAGCCCAGCATCTTCTCAATT CTCTGTCTGTAGTGAAGACCAAGAGGCTATCCAAGctcaaaaaatatggaaaaaggcCATCATGTTAGTCTGGAGAGCAGCAGCCAATCACAG GTATGCAAATGTCTTCCTCCAGCCTGTTACGGATGACATTGCTCCTGGCTATCACAGCATTGTACAGAG GCCTATGGACCTATCGACTATAAAGAAAAACATTGAGACCGGTATAATTCGTAGCACAGCAGAGTTTCAAAGGGACATCATGCTAATGTTCCAGAATGCGGTTATGTACAATAGCTCTGACCATGATGTATACCACATGGCGGTGGAGATGCAAAGGGATGTGTTAGAACAGATCCAG CAATTCCTGGCCACCCAGTTAATAATGCAGACATCAGAGTCAGGCATAAGTGCCAAGAGCCTAAGGGGTCGTGACTCAACACGCAAGCAGGATGCTTCTGAGAAG GACAGTGTCCCCATGGGCTCTCCTgccttccttctctctctcttt GATGGTGGCACTCGAGGTCGTCGTTGCGCAATCGAAGCAGACATGAAAATGAAGAAATGA